A genomic window from Pseudogulbenkiania sp. MAI-1 includes:
- a CDS encoding metal-dependent hydrolase: MDTVSHALLGAVLGGAVTRQAERRVAMMVGALAAAFPDVDFALLPLDPYRFHTEWHRGPTHSLVLLPLWAALLAWLLRRRSGLPFPRLAALCALALASHIGSDWITAYGIQLFYPLSRYRAGASLIFVIDPWFSAIVGLGALLAWYWRTAAWLALAGLAGYLGWLAQLKGEVLAQGRAVLRVQGLADAQLAAYPQPLSPRHWLLIAQRGDRYHLARVRLDTRAGGVLWPGLSEAYRPLGQWRWQSLPRFGSAEAYMLWQLPQLEPFRRFAAHPYVYRRDADGACYWYSDLVFTLPGQTPPFRYGVCRDGRESWRLAGLRMGSVNERYWVE, encoded by the coding sequence ATGGACACCGTCAGCCACGCCTTGCTGGGTGCGGTGCTGGGCGGGGCGGTGACGCGCCAGGCCGAGCGCCGCGTCGCGATGATGGTGGGGGCGCTGGCGGCGGCGTTTCCCGACGTCGACTTCGCACTGTTGCCGCTCGATCCCTATCGTTTCCATACCGAATGGCATCGCGGGCCCACCCATTCGCTGGTGTTGCTGCCGCTGTGGGCGGCGTTGCTGGCCTGGCTGCTACGCCGCCGCAGCGGGCTGCCGTTCCCCCGCCTCGCCGCGCTGTGCGCGCTGGCGCTGGCGTCGCACATCGGCTCGGACTGGATCACCGCCTACGGCATCCAGTTGTTCTATCCCTTGTCCCGCTACCGTGCCGGTGCGAGCCTGATTTTCGTGATCGACCCATGGTTCAGCGCTATCGTCGGCCTCGGCGCGCTGTTGGCGTGGTATTGGCGTACCGCCGCCTGGCTGGCGCTTGCCGGGCTGGCGGGCTACCTCGGCTGGCTGGCACAGCTCAAGGGCGAGGTGCTGGCGCAGGGGCGGGCAGTGTTGCGGGTGCAGGGGTTGGCCGACGCGCAGCTGGCGGCCTATCCCCAGCCGCTGTCGCCGCGCCATTGGTTGCTGATCGCGCAGCGCGGCGACCGCTACCACCTCGCCCGCGTGAGGCTGGACACCCGGGCCGGCGGCGTGCTGTGGCCGGGGCTGAGCGAGGCTTACCGCCCACTCGGTCAATGGCGCTGGCAGAGTCTGCCGCGCTTCGGCTCGGCCGAGGCGTACATGCTGTGGCAGCTCCCGCAGCTGGAACCGTTCCGCCGCTTCGCCGCCCATCCCTATGTGTACCGTCGCGACGCGGACGGCGCCTGCTACTGGTACAGCGACCTGGTGTTCACGCTGCCGGGGCAGACCCCGCCGTTCCGCTATGGCGTGTGCCGTGATGGTCGGGAGAGCTGGCGCCTGGCCGGGCTGAGGATGGGCAGTGTGAACGAACGTTACTGGGTGGAGTGA